In Glycine max cultivar Williams 82 chromosome 10, Glycine_max_v4.0, whole genome shotgun sequence, the DNA window AATGAACAATCAGATAACAACTCACCTCATCAATACTAGCAATACCACCATTGATTGTAAATGATAAGTCGGGAAAGTCACGTAAGAGGCCATAAAAGTACTCATATCTGCATTAAAAAATCTGTATCATCTCCAATTCTATatttaatgacaaaaaaaatcaaattttccaGCAGTCTGGCACATACTTCAGTGGAGGAATACTCCGATTTTCAGCTGGGCTGAGGCCCTTAAGCAGTGCCTTCCTTGAGTGAATTACGAAATGCTTAGCAGGTGACAAAGAAGAAACCTTGTAAATGAAATCACCTGATAGACAACAAAAGTGATGACATAAAGGTTAATATGTAACCCCAACAACAAAGACgcaattattttaaagaatcGCAACCTAACATAAAATTATGTCATATAAATCATATCAATAACAATACACTCTTAAGACAATTGTTTCACAAAATGTGACTATCTTATTGACCAGCAATCAAACTCGGAACActagtaaaaagtaaaataacaacCATTCAACCCTGAGATCCTAATAGTGGCCTCCCTATTacaaaaaataggaaaatgtCATAAAGTAGGTTATGAGTATAACTCAACCCTACAAAATCGGCTTGTTAGGTGAGGATTACTCCCGACTTATATAGATTATTTCGACACTATCTTTAATCGATGTGGGACTTCAAGATGTCTCCATTTGTCCACGGCTACCCGCTATGTgagactttattttattttttttttggatcggcaaatgttagttgttaatttgtTGGTTTTTGTTAGTGGGAGGATTCAAACCCAAGACTTATCCCTCCCTCCCTTCGCTCTTTAGCACCAagtcaaccttatatctccgCCATGTGCGACCTTCAACACACCCCCTCTATCTAGGTCCATGAGGGACCAAGCCAAGATTTTCTACTGAGGAATATCAAGAATATTTGAGGCTGAAATCCAGTAGCCAAGCTCCATTATGTTAAGTGCCAAATGTTTCAACAACATGTATTTCTCAATTATTGGACAATCAAGGTCCACGGGTAATCGATTCAGGGGCTTCAGATCATATTTATGTTAATGCTTCTTTGTTTAGCTCTTTGTCTTCCCCAAAGTTTCCTCATCTCATAACCTTAGCTAATGGTGCTAAGGTAGCTTCTAAAGGTGTTGGTCAAATTTCAGTGTCTCCTTCGCTAAACTTGGAATTTGTCCTTTTTGTTCTTAATTGTCCCtttaatttgatctctttaaGACAATTAACCAAgtcttcaaattgttctatAACATTCTATGTTGATTTGTTTGTTATACATGAACATGGTAAGGGTCAAACAATTGGGGTAGGACATGAATCAAGAGGACTCTACTATCTAGAAACCAATTCTTCTGTGTCCTGTTTAGCAGCCCCATCTCCCAAACTCATTCATGATCGTTTAGGTCATCCGAATATgtcaaaattgaagaaaatggtTCCTGGTCTTAGTAAACTACAAAGATTAGAATGTGAGTCATCTCAATTAGGCAGACATGCCAGGTCTTCTTTTCCAAAGCAAACTGAACCACAATGCATTTCTCCCTTTTCCACCATTCATTTAGATATTTGGGGTCTAACTCGTGTTATCTCTTTTGGGTTCAGATATTTTGTCACCTTTATTGATGAACATTCTAGATGTACTTGGGTGTACTTAATGAAGGATAGATCTGAAATTTTGTCTATTTTTGCATCTTCTTCAATGAAATCAAGAACCAATTTGGAAAAGTTATTAAAGTTCTTTGAAGTGATAATGCCAAAGAATATTTCTCTTCTGccatttcttctttcttcttttttatcctCACAGGGCATTTTGCATCAATCTACTTGTCTccatacaccacaacaaaatggactAATAGAAAGGAAAAGTAGGCATTTGGTTGAGACTGCTCGCACCTTATTGCTCAATGCAAATCATCCTGTTCATTATTGGTGTTTTGCGGTTCTCATTGCTAGCTTTGTCATAAATAGAATTCCCTCTTCGACACTTGATAATAAGATTCTTTTTTCCATTATCTCTCCAAATGAACCCTTATATCATGTGTCTCCTTGTGTTTTTGGTTGTACTTGTTTTGTCCATGACATCTCTATGGGGTTGGACAAGCTTCCAGCCAAGGCAATTAAATGTGTTTTCCTTGGGTACTCCCACCTTCAAAAAGGGTATCGATGTTATTCTCTAGACACTAAGAGGTTATACATGTCTACTGATGTTACCTTCTTTGAAGAAACCCCTTTCTTCTCATCTTCCATGCAAGACTTACAACAAGTATTACCTATCCCATCCTTCAGTCCAATAGTGTCTCCTACCTATGAAACTCCCAACCAAGAAGGAAATCAAAACCATTCTCCAACTGAAAGTTCATctactcaaaatcattctccaACTAAAAGTCCATCTCCTCCCGTCACATCTCGACAAATGTCACAAGGAAATGATACATTACAGGATGAGTCACTTGATTCATGTTCTTCTCCATTAGTCACACCTACGACAGATCCTCATGATGAAAGCCTAGGTTGGCCTATTGCTCTTAGAAAAGGTATTCAGTCTACTTGAAATCCTCATCCCATTTATTTGAGTTATCATTGTTTGTCTTCATCATGTCTCCATTGTATTTTCCATGTCTTCTATTGCTATTCCCAAAAATATTCGTGAAACACTTGATCACCTTGGATGACAACAAACCATGATTCTTGAAATGAAGGCTCTTAAAAGCAGTGGCACATGGAAGCTAGTTCCTCTTCCCCTAGGCAAGAAGACAGTTGGATACCAATGGGTCTATGCCATTAAGGTTGGCCCTGATGGTGAGGTTGATCGTCTTAAAGCAAGATTAGCGGCCAAAGGAAACAATCAGATATACGGCCTTGATTACAATGACACATTTTCTCCTATGGCCAAAATTACCACAATGCGTCTTTTCTTTGCCATGTCTACCATTCGCCATTGGCCTCTACATCAATTGGATATTAAAAATGCTTTTCTTTATGGTGATTATGGATGAGAAGATTTACATCAAGCAACCTCCTAGGTTTGTGGCTCAAGGGGAGTCTAGTTTAGTTTACAAATTGCATAGATCTCTCTATGGGCTCAAATAGTCTCCACGAGCCTGGTTTGGAAAATTTAGTCACATTGTGGAGGCTTTTGGATTGGAACTTTGTGAAGGAAATCATTCagttttttattgtcatacaTCTCCTGGGAAGTGTGTCTACCTTGTggtctatgtggatgacatagTTATCATCGATAATGATGTTGCTAAAATCACCCAGCTGAAAAAGCACTTGTCCTGTCATTTTCAGACTAAAGACCTTGGGTCTCTTAAATACTTTCTTGGTATTGGGGTAGCTCAATCAAAGGAAGGCATTGTAATCTCACAAAGGAAGTATGCTCTTGATATTTTAGAAGAATCAGGCATGACTAATTGTAGACCCATTGATAGTCATATGGATCCAAATCAAAAGTTAATGGCAGACCAAGGTGAACCATACTCAGATCCAAAAAGATATAGAAGACTAGTTAGTTGGAAAGCTAATTAATCTCACAATTACAAGGCCTGACATCTCTTTTGCAGTTAGTATGGTTAGTCAATTCATGCAGGATCCTCATGCTGATCACTGAAAGGCTGGGATTCGCATTACCAGGTATATTAAAAAGGCTCCAAGACAAGTATTGTTATGAGGATAAAGGAAATATCCAAATTATTGGGTATTTTGATGCTAATTGGGTTGGATGCCCCATAGACAAAAGGTCCACCACTGGATATCGTGTATCCATTGGAGGCAACATTATCTCTTAGAAGAGCAAGAAACAGAACATTGTTGCTCAGTCTAGTGCAGAAGCAGAATATAAAGCTATGGCCACAACCACTTGTGAGCTAATGTGGATCAAACAATCTCTTTAAGAATTAAAGTTTTGTAAAGTTCAGCCAAGAAGTTGTATTGTGATAATCAGGTAGTTCTCCATATTGCCTCTAATCCACTGTTTCATGAGAggactaaacatatagagattgacCATCATTTTCTGAGAGAAGTTATTGTCCAAGGATTAATACAGAGTTTGTCAGCTCAGATGATCAACTTGCAGATAATTTgactgaatttaatttatttgttccaAGCCTGGAGCATACAGTTTATATGCTCTGGCTTGAGGGAGTGGTGGGGTGGTGTTAGTCTATTATATGTTTTATGTGTTTCACATGTACCtttgtgttattattttatatgtttgtaGTACTCTTTTCCCTTTCCACTTGCTGTAACTGTTTCATCAGGGGGTTGCAGTCTGTGCACCCTCTCATTTCATGTACTTGTTGACCTTTGGTCCTATTATATAGGTATGGGAAGTTTCAGCTGAGTGGTGAGACACTTAAGCATTATTATCAAATCTGTTTCTGAACTGACCCATCTAAAATAGGTTCTAATACCATGTCAGAAAGTGGattattatcaaattattgGCTTGTTAAAAGTTCACAAACCTCAAATTTCTGTTTCTACAGATACGTTTGTTAAGCACTAATCTAGCTTAGAATTTGTACAGGATAACCTGTTTGGGATCCTTGGTGAgcttttcttttgtcttttactatgcacactttctttttgttgtaaGACCCTTTGACTAAACCCCGCCACGGCATCAGCTTTGCCCTGGTCAGTGTTTCAAGTGGATCTTGGACCCAAACACTAGGTTAACTCATCCACATGAAGACCAGTTTAGGCAAAACTTTACCAAGGCAAAGCCAATGCTTAAGCAGGGATAAGTTCCACAGCCAAAGTTAGCAGTCTCTGAACTGCTagttaaaaagagagaaataacaGGTTATAAATAATAGGTGGGAGGGAAGGCTCTGTATAATTATCCAAGGACTCTGCAATCAACTTGATCCCAGCCAGAATGAGGAAGTATAGtgatattcaataaatttttatctctttctatcagtcttcttttattttctactcaattttattatttggtatTATAGCTCCCAAATCCAGGGAATTCTTCATGGTAAATACAAGACTCTTGAATTTCTTAGGGCAGTAAGAGTAATTCTCTGTAATCATTTTCTTCCATGttccctcttgattctgcaaTAAACCTTAATTTAGAATTAAGGAGATGTGTGACATACTGACATTCAATAAAAATTCATCTCTTTGTATCTGTTTTCCACTATTTCCTGATCCAGTTTCTAATACACAAACCCAATGTTTTACAAGTATCCCAAATAGATCATGTTGTTCCCTTGATTCTAAGCTAGAGTAGCACATAAGTTTAAAGGTTTTGGCAAATATGGAAGCAAAAAGTTttgtgaaaattttgaaatacaGCAACCATTGGGAGCATTTGGTTAGAGTCGAGTGCACACATGTTAATATGGAATAATGGATTCAATTTACTTTTAAGATAGGATACGACAGTTTTATTAGACCCCCCATGGTGCTTTGCTAAAGGATGTTCAAACGGAGTTTCCCCATTCACATTTGTAGATAACAGGCAGCTTGCTGTTATTTTACCACTTTTATATTagatttgttttctcttttggcTTTGGAGGATTTCTTGTTTGCCACTTAGCTgtcctctttctctcttctttctaaaaaaatacattttttacgTTAAAGGAAAATGTCATTGGAAGAATGACATACAAGGGACTGAAATAGATGacaacttcaatttttattctcACTGGTCTCATCCAAtggcaaacaaaaaaaaatgttttattatttacttttagattCTAAAGTACATGTGTTGGACAATTATCTATATCAAACAATTCATGCACACTTTGAATACTCTTAGATGTGCATTCTAtgattatgttttaaatttatatttatacaatAATATAGATGAGATTACCAGAATAATTagataaatgatataatttacCATGTCTCCTGCTagattttaaaacattgatttGTTCTTGAACtataagatttttgtttttatgacaACTTGGTACAAAATTTTTATGTTCTATAGTCATGTTGTAtcctttcattttcaaaaattttcatATCCTTGTGTACATGCCATTCTATTCATGCTTCCTAGTTCTAAACACTTTAATAATCTATCAGTATGATATTCATTTTCATTAACGGTTAGCTACCAAATTCAACCCTTCTAGTACTAAGAacaagaataataatttattgtataCAAATTACAGGTTCTTATCAGCAGGTTGCAATTTGGTTTCATTTAGTAAGTAGTAATTTTGagtatggtaaaaaaaaaccaagGGTTTAGAGATGACTAGAAGTAGAACCCACATAGTGCCTAATCCATTAGGTAACACATCTAGTGCATTTTAAAGAAAGACATTCTTTGCAAGCAGCTTAGTAGAAAAAACTTCGGAAATATGGCAGATGGGAGCCATGCAGCCATACTTAAAATATATCTTAGTTATGATTATCTGGCAAGCACACTATTTTGCCACAAGGGTAGGCTCAATTGGAGGATTAAAATGTGTTGACTCAAAGGTCTTGGATGTCATTCCAGCCAGTGATTCTTAATTAGTCATGGTGGGTCATTTGTAAATACCACTATAAGCCCTATAGCTAAGGCTTGGGGCGTGCCTTGACCTTTGAATGGTGCAACCTTCCTCCCCAGGGATGAACTCAATACAAATGTCCTAATTTTCCATCCTTTCAATGTGAATAGACAAATAATGTTGTTGAAAAAGAACCTTACACAATTCATTGTAAGAATCATGATCATCCACACCAATTCGACATTTGACAGTGACAGGTACATTTGTATTGGCAGCAATTAATGAAATAGCCTCTGCAACAAACTTTCCTTGTATACATTAGAGTTCTACATTAGCACATATTGATGTAGAAAATTTACATGTTCAATCTGTTTGCGCGTCAAGTATGGACGATTTTCTAACCTTAGGATCAAGCATAAGACGTACGCCAAAGCATCCACGTCCAGCTACTCTAGGACTCGGGCATCCACAGCTGGTAtatgttgaaaataaataatggatCTGTCAAAgatcaatataaaaatgaaacattatGAATTAAgatgataagataagaaaataaacaaacttgAAGTTGATCTCATCATAGCAGTAAGCATTGGCAAGTTCAGTTGCTTTTGCCAAATTATCTAAATTACTCCCTCCAATTTGAAGCACAATAGGATGTTGATCTGGAGAATACGCCAAGAATCTGTCCTGAGcaaaatagacaaaaaagaaTCAGTGGTTTTTTCAGAGACAATTTATCCAAAAATGGTACCAACCCATCAACTTGTGCTCTTGTGCACACACATATACCCAATGAGATGAACAGTAGAGTTTGTTAACAGAAATAGATAAACCCAAAGGTGAAGAACTTGTGTCTCAGTTCAAAACATGTACTCTGAATTTTATTAAGTTAAGACAGCTTGCTACACaatcttttcaaaataatatgaaaCAATAATACATAAAGCCCACGATAAAGACCTAAATAAGACTAACAGAAACATCCCTATATATCTGACAAAGttcaacataaatttaaaaaaaaaaaaaaatcagtgatAACTAGTTATGCAATATATTTTACCACAGATAACTATGAGCACACCATTAATTGTGTTAGAAATATAAAGCCATAGTCTCTACATAACGGTTTAAGCTGTGAAGAAAGTTGGTCTTTGACATGGTTTTGGCATTTGGTATAATTGGCCTATGCATTAACCAAACTTCAAGCCAAAGGGTTCTTTCATGAAAGGGTGTGTTAGGAAAcagatataaggacataaataGGTGGTAGAATAGAACTGAACCAGAATAGCTTTATATAATCACTGAAGTTCTGCTACTGACATCAGTGTGATATCAATACATAGGTATACATAATATACAGAAATAGTAAAACTCTTCTTCACTACCTCGATACATCTTAGCAATTGTAACAAATAAGCCGCTACCTAGCAGCTTAAGGTTTTAGCAGAATTTGGTCCTTGACAAATTGCAATCATGAACATTGTAATTCATACATCATTCCTTTCCAAGTTCTtcccctttttcttttaataagcAGAATTTTGCTTACAAACTTACCAGGTTTCCCTTTTGATAAACAATTGTTTCAGCTGCAAGCATCTCCGTGTAGAGCCAAGCATGTTTCGATATGAGGCGTGCCAAAGTCCTATAGTGATGATCTGTCCAGTCCATCATTGGAGCCACACTGAAAATCCAagcaaagaaaacaacaaaaccggattgaaaaaatatcaaaatagcaCAAGCACAAAGCAGAGTGAGATACATAGCTACCCCCACCTAAACAGAGGAGGAGAATAGTGATCTGCAACCATCTATACTAAGTGATTCTTCCTTCTGTTCTGATCAAAAGCAGAAAACAACCCTAATCAGCACAAATTCCTCTATGATGTCCCCAACAAGAATCTGCAACAATAGCATAAGAACTTATGTGCAAGTAAATACTACAACTTAAAGCTAACCAATAGGAACGGTATGTTTACTCAATGAGACTCTATCACTTCACAACAATAATAACTCTTACGAACGGTTAAGaaagcattaatttttttttttcaaatcatggGTACGAATAAAGTTTCTagcaaataaaataactaaaagaatggaaagcctcTAATAAAACTAGTATGGTAACGATTCTAAAACGAGGGAAATcggtattgaaaccaaaaaaaaaaaaatagaaaaatggttTTCTTTTGGTGTGGTGGAGAATGTGGAatgagggattttttttttttttgttacatgtgGAATGAGGGATTTGAAGGGAAGCATAGAGAAAAGGTTTATTACTCTAAGGACGAAAGTGGGGGCAGCGCGTTCGCAGAATTCGGAGACAAATTACTCTAACCTCCGTCCGCAACTACTGGAACTCGGGAAGCAACTTTGCTGTGCCctgtttttatttgtattttttttctttttttttggtgaatcctgtttttaattttacccCTTTTGCTTGCTTGAGCTGTACTGTGTGGGCCTGTGGGGAAACGCCAAGGGCATTGCTATTGCCCCTACCAAAAAAATTTAGTGGCACTACCAGTCATAACAATTTGACCATTTTacctttcttcctttttcctaCACCTCCAACCCTCTCTCACTTTTCCATTCCTCTTTCACAATCACCCCCAACCCTTCTCCCTTCCTCTCTCATTTCTCCATCACTTCTCCAccaattttattcttctcttctctctcgtCCAACCATCCAACTTAGGTACTTCtactttttttacataatagaaTCATGATTTGGTGTGTTAAAGACACAACAGAATCACAATTccgtattatttttaattttctagacaCTCAATGGaatcataattttgttgtgtGTCAAATTTCAGAcatacaacaaaatcatgatttcgttgagtattttttttctgttggaATGTTTTTGtgccatattttttattttttattgcttgAAGTGCTAGAAGCATTCTATTCCCTGCTATGTAagcttttttcttcttgttgtgaccctttttccttcttttctcctcTCTGTTGTTTCTTTAGAAAGATGGAGCATTAAGATTTTATGTGACCCAACTTGCCACACTCGAAACAAGTAAAGTTAGGGGAGGATGAGTCATTCttcttaaatttctttttgtgTTGAAAGGATTTTCCCTTGGAGTTCTTCTTGTTCAAAAACTTATTAAACTTTCTAACTAGTAGAGTTAGATTCTTGCTCTTGGAACTTTCTACATGTTCTTCATCACTAGATGGTATGGAGAATTTTGGTGCTAAGCCTCTACTCGTCTTCTCCTTAGCCTCATCTTCTATCATCCTAGTCATGTCCATCTCGCATTCccttaactttccaaatagctCGGCATGAGTGATTGATGTAAGATCTTTGGACACGGAGACTGTTGTGACGTTCGATTGCCAATTTCTATTAAGGGACTTTAAAATCTTCACATTTAGCTTTTCTTCCTCAAACTCTTTCCCTAGGCCCTTGTGGTGATTCACTATGTGAGTGAACCTCTTTTGAATATCTCATATGGTTTCTCCTTATTGCATCCTCCAAAAAGATTCATACTCTTGAATGAGAGAATTCTTCCTTGCTCTTATAACTTTTGGAGTACCTTCATAAGTCACTTAAATGAGATCTCACATTTCCTTTGTCGTAGTACATGTTGATACCTTGAAAAATTCATCACAAATTAGGGACCGAGTGAATGATATTCATagctttaaaatcatatttagctCTTCTAATTTCTTCTTGAGATCATGATTTATAGGGTTTCTCTATAGTTTTGTTTTCAACAACTTGGGTTGGAATTGTATAATCATTTACCATAACACTCCAAATACCTCTATTAATAGATTTCATAAAAAAGTTCATTTAAACGTTCCAAAAGGGATAGTTCATGCCACAAAAGAGTGGAGGTCTGTCAATGGACGCACCTTCCACAAATGTTAATTGATTCCCAACCATATTCAAAgacttttaataaaatcttgATTGATTTTCAAGACCTTAGTTCTAGATACCAATTGTTGAAATAGTTGAGGATCTAGAAGGGGGTTGAATATACTTTTTCAAAATGTTGACCACTTTGttcgttaatttaattaaaatgatccCTTTTAACTAATCAAAGTTTTCTCAAAAGATTGTCACAAAGAGACTATCACAGCAAGACAACAATGATAACAAGATTATGTGAAAATAGTTTTATAGCCCTTTACTTTCAATTCCATTACCAAGATTGAAATACAAAACTAAGGATTAAAGAAAGAGAATCACACACATAATTTATATTGGCTCAACCCTCAAGAGGACCTACATCTAGTTGTTCTAAGACCCCTTAGAACTTCATTTAATAGAGAATTAAGTATAAACACTATACACATGCAATTCCCTAGATTCTACTATTCCCTTGAACCCTACAAGAGAAAGTACGAGAGTTGAAAACTACTAACTCACAAAACTTTTGGTAACCCTAACTTAGATCAGAAACAAGAAAgaaattcataattaaaatgaatacgCCTTGATGCATAGATCATAATAAATTCAAACTCTTCTTACAAGAATGATCAAATCATGATGAACAATGAATGAATCTTGATCGGCTTGAACCTCTAAAAGAAATATAGTGAAATTCCCTTAGCTGACTCTTTGGATTATTTTATCAATGATAAAAGCTTATCAAGAGTCGctaatgaaaaaaaacataaaagggtgtttataattttgacaaacaaaaataatttaatcaattatcaaatatGGCAATCGATTAATTAGtcaaaatttctctttttttctgcattttcataaacttgataatcaattacaaaatatggtaatcaattatcttGTTTCAAATAGAGAGTTTCTCATGCTTCTATGCCTTTTGgaataatcgattatcaattatggtaatcgattatttcgACACTCAAAGAGTTCATTAAGTTTCTAGATGCAATATCATCAATTACTAtaaatggtaatcaattatcttAAACTATAGAGTCTTCCTTCTTCTGTCATCGATTACAAAAACTTGTAATCAAATAGTTTGATGCTTCTTGCCAAATTTTAAGTATAAGTGAGTTATATTGCTTGTTTTGAcactttgtaattgattacaaagcCTTGTAATCAAACCTTGTTAAGCTCATTGCTTCTAAGAAACTAAGAGATCAATCCATTTTTCTAACATATTTGATTCACACTAAGCATGGATATAAGAAAACTTAAACTACATCTATTATCATGCCTAAACTAAAACattcaatacaaatgtcacaTCTATAAAACTTGTTTAGGCATTGTAAAATCATCAAACCAAAACTAAAACCTAAAGACAAATCTTCAAGGCTTCAAGCTTTGATCCAACATTCTTAATAGCATGCAATTCTTCTTAAGACTTGTTCTTAAGATTGAAAGTTATGGCAACTGCATCTCACTAGGCATGTTGATTTGTTAACcgtgaaaattataaatagtttttgaaaagagtttatACCTATCAATCACTAAATGTTCACCAATGattctattaataaataaatatttaagtgtgagacataaaatttatattcaatTGTAAGTTCTTTTTGTCAAACAAACAATTGTAGTTCTCATCTTAAGAGAATTTTCAAAGTATCAatgaaaatagtaataatattttcaattgtAATGTCCATTATAATAGTTTTGTATAAATGGTTTTTGTAgtgatttaaataacaacaaTTTTGACAATTATAATTTTCGATAATAAAGATTTCAATGATAATTCTAATATTGTATTTGATAATAACTCTAATAGTAATTTTGATAGTAATAAGAAAGTAAGATTGGATAGAAGTAAAGTTTAGAGAAGAAatgaagattgaaaaaaaataaggattcATAAACATACATGAAAGTgaatgaaatcaaattttattagaaGTGGGATGACTACATACAATGTGACTTTCCAACCAATATTCATTTTCATGTAATTGATGTATGAAGATTTAagtgataattattatttaatccaaCGAAAATGATTGTCAATGCCTTTATTGATAGACTTTTAGTACTAAGAGTAGAATTATAGGATTTTGACATGTGTACAATAAACTTCTAACTACTTAGATCTAATGGCTTCAATTATCTTCACACCATCTTCCAAATTGTTATAACCTCCATTTAAATTCGAATTTAATTTTCTGCTTGAGGGATGCTTCTTTCTTTCACGTGTGTAACTGGATATCGAAAATCTACTTCCATGAAAACATAACAATTCGATTGGAATTAACCATCAATTACTTCCAGTTAATTTGACTCGTTGATATTCCTTCCTATCAAAATTGTTGCTATTGAAAATTAACTAAGTTTTCTgaaacttagaaattttttataacatgtaCCTACTACAAATACAAGTTTAGGATccaattgaaacaaaataaaaagt includes these proteins:
- the LOC100785422 gene encoding tRNA-dihydrouridine(20/20a) synthase isoform X1 — protein: MVADHYSPPLFSVAPMMDWTDHHYRTLARLISKHAWLYTEMLAAETIVYQKGNLDRFLAYSPDQHPIVLQIGGSNLDNLAKATELANAYCYDEINFNCGCPSPRVAGRGCFGVRLMLDPKFVAEAISLIAANTNVPVTVKCRIGVDDHDSYNELCDFIYKVSSLSPAKHFVIHSRKALLKGLSPAENRSIPPLKYEYFYGLLRDFPDLSFTINGGIASIDEVNGALKAGAHGVMVGRAAYNNPWHILGHVDTAIYGASSSGLTRRQVLEKYQVYGDSVLQRYGLGPSLRDIVKPLLGFFHSEPGNGLWKRKADSAVQTCTTIKSFFEETLVAIPDSVLDSAVVKPQSGRGDIFANIYSSLPPPYRTREEDVI
- the LOC100785422 gene encoding tRNA-dihydrouridine(20/20a) synthase isoform X2 → MYLTLLCACAILIFFQSGFVVFFAWIFSVAPMMDWTDHHYRTLARLISKHAWLYTEMLAAETIVYQKGNLDRFLAYSPDQHPIVLQIGGSNLDNLAKATELANAYCYDEINFNCGCPSPRVAGRGCFGVRLMLDPKFVAEAISLIAANTNVPVTVKCRIGVDDHDSYNELCDFIYKVSSLSPAKHFVIHSRKALLKGLSPAENRSIPPLKYEYFYGLLRDFPDLSFTINGGIASIDEVNGALKAGAHGVMVGRAAYNNPWHILGHVDTAIYGASSSGLTRRQVLEKYQVYGDSVLQRYGLGPSLRDIVKPLLGFFHSEPGNGLWKRKADSAVQTCTTIKSFFEETLVAIPDSVLDSAVVKPQSGRGDIFANIYSSLPPPYRTREEDVI